One window from the genome of Pandoraea fibrosis encodes:
- a CDS encoding M81 family metallopeptidase — MKVMIARMNHETNTFSPVPTPLEAFGNHGPTYDEAAYRDNKGMRTAMAAFLDLAEAAGAEVVTPVSAGANPSGPVAASAYDELCRRIVAAASGVDAILLDLHGAMVAENSDDGEGDLLERVRAAAPGTPIAVALDLHANVTPKIVNNADIVVGFKTYPHVDMYETGEHAGRLLFEMLAGKRQPRVVWQQPPLMVHSLRSTSHGGAMKRALDAARRAEAEEGIPAVSVFSGFSLADIPAPCISVVVTADSSDAGVARAQAVADRIAAQVWDERDGFVYRSAPLAESIAEAKQLAEGADKPVLLLDHSDNCMSGGTCDTMDVLEAALAGGLTGIGVGPLCDPQAVATLIAAGEGAEVTLALGNKRALTQLGITKTPPVLTGIVRKISDGEYVVTGPTYTGQRCYMGRTVLFDIGAARIVVTERTHEPWDHGVFTCVGLDPRSERFLLLKSRMYCRPVFVPISAGLVECDSDGVTSSNYALFPFSRVNRPVYPLDISATFGRS; from the coding sequence ATGAAAGTCATGATCGCGCGGATGAATCACGAGACGAACACGTTCTCGCCGGTGCCCACGCCGCTCGAAGCGTTCGGCAATCATGGGCCGACGTATGACGAGGCCGCCTATCGCGACAACAAGGGCATGCGCACGGCGATGGCCGCGTTCCTCGATCTGGCAGAAGCCGCCGGCGCCGAGGTGGTGACACCTGTGTCGGCCGGGGCCAACCCGAGCGGACCGGTGGCCGCGAGCGCCTATGACGAACTGTGCCGCCGGATCGTGGCAGCAGCGAGCGGCGTCGATGCCATCCTGCTCGATCTGCACGGTGCGATGGTCGCCGAGAACAGCGACGACGGCGAAGGCGATCTGCTTGAGCGCGTGCGCGCTGCCGCACCCGGCACGCCGATTGCCGTGGCGCTCGATCTGCATGCGAACGTCACGCCGAAGATCGTGAACAACGCCGATATTGTCGTGGGCTTCAAGACGTATCCGCACGTCGACATGTACGAAACGGGCGAGCACGCGGGGCGTCTGCTATTCGAGATGCTGGCGGGCAAACGACAGCCCAGGGTGGTGTGGCAACAACCACCGTTGATGGTGCACTCGCTGCGCAGTACCAGTCATGGCGGTGCGATGAAACGCGCCCTGGATGCGGCCCGTCGCGCGGAGGCCGAGGAGGGCATTCCAGCAGTGTCGGTATTCTCCGGCTTCTCGCTCGCCGACATTCCGGCCCCGTGCATCAGCGTTGTGGTGACGGCGGATAGCAGTGATGCGGGGGTGGCACGCGCGCAGGCCGTTGCGGATCGCATTGCCGCACAGGTGTGGGACGAGCGCGACGGCTTCGTTTATCGCAGCGCACCGCTGGCCGAGTCGATTGCCGAAGCGAAACAGTTGGCCGAAGGCGCCGACAAACCGGTGCTGCTGCTCGATCACAGCGATAACTGCATGTCAGGCGGCACCTGCGACACGATGGATGTGCTCGAAGCGGCGCTCGCGGGCGGGCTGACGGGGATTGGCGTCGGGCCGTTGTGCGATCCGCAGGCCGTAGCGACGCTGATCGCCGCAGGCGAGGGCGCCGAGGTCACGCTCGCCCTCGGCAACAAACGTGCGCTGACACAGTTGGGCATCACCAAGACGCCGCCGGTGCTCACCGGTATCGTGCGCAAGATCAGCGACGGCGAGTATGTCGTCACCGGACCGACGTACACCGGTCAACGCTGCTACATGGGACGCACCGTGCTGTTCGATATCGGCGCGGCGCGCATTGTGGTGACAGAGCGCACGCACGAACCGTGGGACCACGGGGTGTTCACCTGCGTTGGCCTCGATCCGCGCAGCGAACGCTTCCTGCTGCTCAAGTCGCGCATGTACTGCCGACCGGTGTTCGTGCCGATTTCGGCGGGGCTGGTGGAGTGCGACAGCGATGGTGTGACGAGTTCGAACTACGCGCTGTTTCCGTTCTCGCGCGTGAATCGTCCGGTGTATCCGCTCGATATCAGCGCAACGTTCGGGCGTTCATAA
- a CDS encoding Zn-dependent hydrolase codes for MERLDQPAAAVRIDGARLWDSLMHLAQIGATAKGGVCRLALTDLDRQGRDLFVAWAKEIGCTVRIDAIGNVFARRAGRNDTLPPVMTGSHIDTQPTGGKFDGNYGVLAGLEVLRTLNDNGIVTEAPLEVAVWTNEEGSRFVPVMMGSGVYAGAFTLDHALTQKDHDGVSVAEALRSIGYAGTESALGRPGAVGAYFEAHIEQGPVLEAHGKTIGVVQGALGQRWYDVTITGMEAHAGPTPMELRRDALLAAAQLIQAVNRIACEHAPHARGTVGWIDNYPNSRNVIPGRVKLSVDLRAADDATLDALNAKLRAECTALSTKGIDVAIEQVVYFPPQPFASELVEAIRDGAKALGLSSMDAISGAGHDAVYLARVAPTAMIFVPCKDGISHNEIEDADPAHLEAGCNVLLQAMLQRAGGAA; via the coding sequence ATGGAACGTCTCGATCAACCGGCTGCCGCAGTGCGCATCGACGGCGCGCGCCTGTGGGACAGCCTCATGCACCTCGCGCAAATCGGCGCGACCGCGAAGGGCGGCGTCTGTCGCCTTGCGCTGACCGATCTCGACCGCCAGGGTCGCGATCTGTTCGTCGCGTGGGCGAAGGAAATCGGCTGTACCGTGCGCATCGACGCCATCGGCAACGTCTTCGCGCGCCGCGCCGGCCGTAACGACACGCTGCCCCCCGTCATGACCGGCAGCCACATCGACACCCAGCCGACCGGCGGCAAGTTCGACGGCAACTACGGCGTGCTCGCCGGACTGGAAGTGCTGCGCACGCTGAACGACAACGGGATCGTGACCGAAGCGCCGCTCGAAGTCGCCGTGTGGACCAACGAAGAGGGGTCGCGCTTCGTGCCCGTGATGATGGGCTCGGGCGTCTATGCCGGCGCCTTCACGCTGGATCACGCGCTCACGCAAAAGGACCACGACGGGGTGAGCGTCGCCGAGGCATTGCGCAGCATCGGCTACGCCGGTACCGAGTCGGCGCTTGGGCGCCCGGGGGCTGTCGGCGCGTATTTCGAAGCGCACATCGAACAAGGCCCGGTGCTCGAAGCCCACGGGAAAACCATCGGTGTGGTGCAGGGCGCACTTGGCCAACGCTGGTACGACGTCACCATCACCGGCATGGAAGCGCATGCCGGCCCCACGCCGATGGAATTGCGCCGCGACGCGCTGCTTGCCGCCGCGCAGTTGATTCAGGCGGTGAACCGCATCGCATGCGAACACGCACCGCATGCGCGTGGCACGGTCGGCTGGATCGACAACTACCCGAACTCGCGCAACGTCATTCCCGGGCGCGTCAAACTCTCCGTGGATCTGCGCGCCGCCGACGACGCGACGCTCGACGCCCTGAACGCGAAGCTCCGCGCCGAGTGCACGGCGTTGAGCACGAAGGGCATCGACGTCGCCATCGAGCAGGTCGTGTACTTCCCGCCGCAGCCTTTCGCGTCGGAACTCGTCGAGGCGATCCGCGATGGCGCGAAAGCGCTGGGCCTGTCGTCGATGGATGCCATCAGCGGCGCAGGGCACGACGCGGTGTATCTCGCCCGCGTGGCGCCCACAGCCATGATCTTCGTGCCGTGCAAGGATGGCATCAGCCACAACGAAATCGAAGACGCCGATCCGGCGCACCTCGAAGCCGGTTGCAACGTGCTGCTGCAAGCCATGCTGCAACGCGCAGGAGGTGCCGCATGA
- a CDS encoding ABC transporter ATP-binding protein yields the protein MILDVAGIHSYYGKSHILQGVTMSVGDGELVTLLGRNGAGKSTTLKTIAGVVTPKAGSISFLGKPIAGQPAHRIAAKGVCFVPEHRGIFKLLTVEENLKLGARRDSPWQLADIYRIFPRLQERRKNGGAQLSGGEQQMLAIGRALMNHPRLLMLDEPVEGLAPVIVEEIVAQLKLIKQAGVAILLVEQNLEVCTQLADRHYIVEQGVIVYGADNAAFLADEVVKDRYLGVGVA from the coding sequence ATGATTCTCGACGTCGCAGGCATTCACAGCTATTACGGCAAGAGCCACATCCTGCAAGGCGTGACGATGAGCGTCGGCGATGGCGAACTCGTCACGCTGCTGGGTCGCAATGGCGCGGGCAAGTCGACCACGCTCAAGACCATTGCCGGCGTAGTCACGCCCAAGGCGGGCAGCATTTCGTTTCTGGGCAAGCCCATCGCCGGGCAGCCCGCGCACCGCATCGCAGCGAAGGGCGTGTGTTTCGTGCCCGAGCATCGCGGCATCTTCAAATTGCTCACCGTCGAAGAGAATCTCAAACTCGGCGCGCGACGCGATTCGCCGTGGCAGCTTGCCGACATTTACCGCATCTTTCCGCGCCTTCAGGAACGCCGCAAGAACGGGGGTGCACAACTGTCCGGCGGCGAGCAACAGATGCTCGCGATCGGCCGCGCGCTGATGAATCACCCGCGCCTGCTCATGCTTGACGAGCCGGTCGAAGGCCTCGCACCGGTGATCGTCGAAGAGATCGTGGCGCAACTGAAACTCATCAAGCAGGCCGGCGTCGCCATCCTGCTCGTCGAACAGAATCTGGAAGTCTGCACGCAGCTCGCCGACCGGCACTACATCGTCGAGCAAGGCGTGATCGTGTACGGCGCGGACAATGCCGCGTTTCTCGCCGACGAGGTCGTCAAGGACCGGTATCTCGGCGTGGGCGTGGCGTGA
- a CDS encoding ABC transporter ATP-binding protein translates to MSDAPNVLIEASGIVKRYGKFTALHGVDLRVAPRTVHSVIGPNGAGKTTLFHMLTGTVPVSGGRIVFDGHDVTTEADYRRVQRGIARSFQVTALFQNLSVRENLRLAALGVTPRRALSCWRKADGPRACATIVDDVLTRLALTRHADTAAGALSHGQQRRLEVGMALAARPKAIFLDEPTSGMGIDDLDDMKQLIRGLRDDHTVVLIEHNMNIVMDISDTITVMQQGRVLVEGKPDAIRADDRVRAAYLGNMITGGRA, encoded by the coding sequence ATGAGCGACGCCCCGAACGTGCTTATAGAAGCGAGCGGCATCGTCAAACGCTACGGCAAGTTCACCGCGCTGCATGGCGTGGATCTGCGTGTCGCACCGCGCACGGTGCACTCCGTCATCGGTCCGAACGGCGCGGGCAAAACCACGCTGTTCCATATGCTGACCGGCACGGTGCCGGTCTCGGGCGGACGCATCGTGTTCGACGGTCACGACGTGACAACCGAAGCCGACTACCGACGCGTGCAGCGCGGCATCGCCCGCTCGTTTCAGGTCACGGCGCTATTCCAGAACCTGTCGGTGCGCGAGAACCTGCGACTGGCCGCGCTGGGCGTGACACCGCGCCGCGCACTCTCGTGCTGGCGCAAGGCGGATGGTCCACGCGCCTGCGCCACCATCGTCGACGATGTGCTCACACGGCTCGCGCTCACGCGTCATGCCGACACTGCGGCGGGCGCGCTCTCGCACGGGCAGCAACGCCGCCTCGAAGTCGGCATGGCGCTGGCGGCACGGCCCAAGGCGATCTTTCTCGACGAACCGACGTCCGGCATGGGCATCGACGATCTCGACGACATGAAGCAACTCATCCGTGGCCTGCGCGACGATCACACCGTTGTACTCATCGAGCACAACATGAACATCGTGATGGACATCTCCGACACGATCACCGTCATGCAGCAGGGCCGCGTGCTGGTCGAAGGCAAGCCGGACGCCATTCGCGCCGACGACCGTGTACGCGCCGCCTATCTCGGCAACATGATTACCGGAGGCCGCGCATGA
- a CDS encoding branched-chain amino acid ABC transporter permease — MLVRYRFWLLAAAVTLILPVTLSSGTLATEVLVYALAVLGCNLLLGYTGLLSFGQGIFFGLGSYTLGIMLTRTALPMPLAIVISIVLGAVIAAVVGSFAIRQKGTYFVMLTLACAQMFYFLAYTATEWTGGDNGLLDIPRKSLALGGKTLIPLETPWQYYTFVAVIFLIVFAVLLRVADSVFGRTLLAIRDNETRAAAIGYHVKTFKLVAFAISGAVTALAGALHALMTGIAPLSNIEYHTSEMILVMTVIGGTGNLFASVLGAAFYVLAADWLSTLWPRWLLLLGLLLIAVSLFMHRGLWGVGESLWYRIAGKRGDANGKLDTQGDAT; from the coding sequence ATGCTGGTACGTTATCGATTTTGGCTGCTCGCCGCCGCCGTCACACTGATCCTGCCGGTCACGCTGTCTTCGGGCACGCTCGCGACCGAAGTGCTCGTCTACGCGCTCGCCGTGCTCGGCTGCAATCTGCTGCTCGGCTACACCGGCCTGCTCTCGTTCGGACAAGGCATCTTCTTCGGTCTGGGCAGCTACACGCTGGGCATCATGCTCACGCGCACCGCGTTGCCCATGCCGCTCGCCATCGTCATCTCGATCGTGCTGGGCGCGGTGATCGCAGCGGTCGTCGGCAGTTTTGCGATACGGCAGAAGGGCACCTACTTCGTGATGCTCACGCTGGCCTGCGCACAGATGTTCTACTTCCTCGCCTACACCGCGACCGAATGGACCGGCGGCGACAACGGGCTGCTCGACATTCCACGTAAATCGCTCGCGCTCGGCGGCAAGACGCTGATCCCGCTGGAGACGCCGTGGCAGTACTACACCTTCGTCGCGGTCATCTTCCTGATCGTTTTCGCGGTGCTGCTGCGTGTGGCCGATTCCGTGTTCGGACGCACACTGCTCGCCATTCGCGACAACGAGACGCGGGCCGCCGCCATCGGCTATCACGTGAAGACGTTCAAGCTCGTGGCGTTCGCCATCTCGGGCGCCGTCACGGCGCTCGCCGGCGCACTGCATGCGTTGATGACCGGCATTGCACCGCTGTCCAACATCGAGTACCACACGAGCGAGATGATCCTCGTGATGACGGTCATCGGCGGCACGGGCAATCTGTTCGCGTCGGTGCTCGGCGCCGCGTTCTATGTGCTGGCCGCCGACTGGCTCTCCACGCTCTGGCCGCGCTGGCTGCTGTTGCTCGGCCTGCTGCTCATCGCCGTGAGTCTGTTCATGCATCGCGGCTTGTGGGGCGTCGGGGAATCGCTGTGGTACCGCATTGCCGGCAAGCGCGGCGATGCCAACGGCAAACTGGATACGCAGGGAGATGCGACATGA
- a CDS encoding branched-chain amino acid ABC transporter permease, giving the protein MNVYLLQVINGVGIGMLYFLLAVGLSIIFGLLRFVNFAHGAFYLLGAYCCYQALQWGLSFWLALIICPIVVGALAWVAEKVLLSHIYEKAHEFHILVTVGLALVVQELVIIVWGPLGDNVAVPEVLDGVVMWGSFIYPKYRLFLIGFTAVFAAVLWWLLEGTRLGSAVRAGSESSEMVSLLGINVFRVFSLAFALGAGTAALAGVLAAPVRGVEPFMGIEALGIAFVVVVIGGMGSFAGALVGGLVIGIVQSLMSTIWPEGARLMIYVAMAAVLLMRPHGLLGRG; this is encoded by the coding sequence ATGAACGTCTATTTGCTGCAAGTCATCAATGGCGTCGGGATCGGGATGCTGTACTTCCTGCTCGCCGTCGGGTTGTCGATCATCTTCGGCCTGTTGCGCTTCGTGAACTTCGCGCACGGCGCCTTCTACCTGCTCGGTGCCTATTGCTGCTATCAGGCGCTGCAATGGGGTCTGTCGTTCTGGCTCGCGCTGATCATCTGTCCCATCGTCGTGGGCGCGCTCGCGTGGGTCGCCGAGAAAGTGCTGCTCTCGCACATCTACGAGAAAGCACACGAATTCCATATCCTCGTGACGGTCGGCCTCGCGCTGGTCGTGCAGGAACTGGTCATCATCGTCTGGGGCCCGCTGGGCGACAACGTGGCGGTGCCCGAGGTGCTCGACGGCGTCGTGATGTGGGGCAGTTTCATCTATCCGAAGTACCGCCTCTTCCTCATCGGATTCACCGCCGTGTTCGCCGCCGTGCTCTGGTGGCTGCTCGAAGGCACACGTCTGGGCAGTGCCGTGCGCGCAGGCAGCGAGTCGTCGGAGATGGTGTCGTTGCTCGGCATCAACGTGTTCCGCGTGTTCAGTCTCGCCTTCGCGCTGGGGGCCGGCACGGCAGCGCTCGCGGGTGTGCTGGCCGCACCGGTGCGCGGCGTTGAACCGTTCATGGGCATCGAGGCGCTGGGCATTGCCTTTGTCGTGGTCGTCATCGGCGGCATGGGCAGTTTCGCCGGTGCACTCGTGGGCGGTCTTGTCATCGGCATCGTGCAGAGTCTGATGAGCACGATCTGGCCGGAAGGCGCACGACTGATGATTTACGTGGCGATGGCAGCAGTGCTGCTCATGCGTCCGCACGGCCTGCTCGGGAGAGGATGA
- a CDS encoding ABC transporter substrate-binding protein, with amino-acid sequence MNRRELLKLAAAASLPGSLFSARDVFAQSTGAIQLACPVPMSGPFAANGKFADLGMKLIVEQYGKVLGRPLAYTTLDTEGKPATAIRRVQEIAQQKGARFFAGGILSSEALAMGKEAEKAGGIFITTAGADEITGKDCNNATFRWSVPTFGAIEQTVRPLIESMPKAKRWYTITPQYVFGDGLLTAAKNIFKEKGIEHVGNSYHSLTEKEFSGYLTNAAAAKPDVLLILNFGSQSSDTLRQAVSFGMKKNCTILMAWASGLEQFETLGADLCDGVYFGAQYWHAVASPLNLDLVKRTQDRFKQNPNYSLAGSYICTKLMLDAMVKAGSADPKAVIAAMEGMKYDGLTGPEEIRKGDHQVLKNYYLLKGKAKSKMKNPDDYADIVSAGKSFLPLDKTECKMA; translated from the coding sequence TTGAATCGTCGTGAACTGTTGAAGCTCGCCGCTGCGGCGTCTCTGCCTGGCTCCCTATTCTCCGCTCGCGACGTGTTCGCGCAAAGCACCGGCGCCATTCAATTGGCCTGTCCGGTGCCGATGTCGGGCCCGTTTGCCGCTAACGGCAAATTCGCCGATCTCGGCATGAAACTCATCGTCGAGCAATACGGCAAAGTGCTGGGCCGCCCGCTCGCCTACACCACCCTCGACACAGAGGGTAAACCCGCCACGGCCATCCGCCGCGTGCAGGAGATCGCGCAACAGAAAGGCGCGCGCTTCTTTGCTGGCGGCATCCTGTCATCCGAAGCGTTGGCGATGGGCAAAGAAGCCGAGAAGGCCGGCGGCATCTTCATCACGACGGCCGGTGCCGACGAGATCACGGGCAAGGACTGCAACAACGCCACCTTCCGCTGGTCGGTGCCGACCTTCGGCGCCATCGAGCAAACGGTGCGTCCGCTGATCGAATCGATGCCCAAGGCCAAGCGCTGGTACACGATCACGCCGCAGTACGTCTTTGGCGACGGTCTGCTCACGGCCGCCAAGAACATCTTCAAAGAGAAAGGCATCGAGCACGTTGGCAACAGCTATCACTCGCTCACCGAGAAAGAGTTCTCCGGCTATCTCACGAATGCCGCTGCCGCCAAGCCCGACGTCCTGCTGATTCTGAATTTCGGTTCGCAATCGTCCGACACGCTGCGTCAGGCGGTGAGCTTCGGTATGAAGAAGAACTGCACTATCCTGATGGCATGGGCGTCGGGTCTGGAACAGTTCGAAACGCTCGGCGCCGATCTGTGCGACGGCGTGTACTTCGGCGCGCAGTACTGGCACGCCGTGGCCTCGCCGCTGAACCTCGACCTCGTCAAACGCACGCAAGACCGCTTCAAGCAGAACCCGAATTACAGCCTTGCGGGCTCATACATCTGCACCAAGCTCATGCTCGACGCCATGGTCAAGGCGGGCAGTGCCGACCCGAAGGCGGTCATCGCCGCGATGGAAGGCATGAAGTACGACGGCCTCACGGGTCCGGAAGAGATTCGCAAGGGCGACCATCAGGTACTCAAGAATTACTACCTGCTCAAGGGCAAGGCCAAGTCGAAGATGAAGAACCCCGACGACTACGCCGATATCGTCAGTGCCGGGAAATCGTTCCTGCCGCTCGACAAGACCGAGTGCAAGATGGCCTGA
- a CDS encoding FCD domain-containing protein — MNKTLLRRYMALDAQLVREPLEIKQQKRGDLVAEAIKRLITEGNLMPGDRLPREVELQQMFGVSKSTIREALKSLEVQGLIKVSTGPSGGGMVVEVPLERTFQLMQNYLFFKEVSIDDIYTVRQLLEPELAAGAVPHLTEADFEALEHNMACCSPASHDRRELLRQRQADVDFHDILAAANPNSFLRFTCELVNEMIRQLIVFGNETPRREHEKFGTANVNIHREITDAARAGDAQRVRELMQFHMQEARTYIKRMNGKLRGRLILDSDIVDMQQRVRSQLGSGAPQIPRRKAATEAALPQADVAPPKRASRKTAVQEKGVAKAAGKTSAKSKTSVAQTPVKPETSVRVAKAKAETPRKRRVAAS; from the coding sequence GTGAACAAGACCCTTTTGAGGCGCTACATGGCATTGGATGCGCAACTGGTGCGAGAGCCGTTGGAAATCAAACAGCAAAAGCGCGGCGATCTCGTTGCCGAAGCCATCAAGCGTCTGATCACCGAGGGCAACCTGATGCCCGGCGATCGTCTGCCGCGCGAGGTGGAGTTGCAGCAGATGTTCGGGGTGTCGAAGAGCACCATTCGAGAAGCGCTCAAATCGCTCGAAGTGCAAGGTCTCATCAAGGTGAGTACGGGGCCGTCGGGCGGCGGCATGGTGGTGGAAGTGCCGCTCGAGCGCACGTTCCAGCTCATGCAGAACTACCTCTTCTTCAAGGAAGTGAGCATCGACGACATCTATACGGTGCGTCAGTTGCTTGAGCCGGAGCTTGCCGCAGGGGCGGTGCCACATCTGACGGAAGCCGACTTCGAAGCGCTCGAACACAACATGGCGTGTTGCAGCCCGGCGTCGCATGATCGGCGCGAGTTGCTGCGGCAGCGTCAGGCCGATGTCGACTTTCACGACATTCTCGCGGCCGCCAATCCCAACAGTTTTCTGCGCTTCACCTGCGAACTCGTCAACGAGATGATTCGCCAGTTGATCGTGTTCGGCAACGAAACGCCGCGCCGCGAGCACGAGAAATTCGGCACGGCCAACGTCAATATTCATCGCGAGATTACCGATGCCGCGCGCGCAGGCGACGCGCAGCGTGTGCGTGAACTCATGCAGTTCCACATGCAGGAGGCGCGCACCTATATCAAGCGGATGAACGGGAAGCTGCGCGGCCGTCTGATTCTCGATTCGGATATCGTCGACATGCAGCAGCGCGTGCGTTCGCAGTTGGGCTCGGGTGCACCGCAGATACCGCGTCGCAAGGCAGCCACCGAAGCGGCGTTGCCGCAAGCCGACGTCGCACCGCCGAAGCGCGCGTCGCGCAAGACGGCGGTTCAGGAGAAGGGCGTTGCGAAGGCCGCCGGCAAGACCTCGGCGAAGTCGAAGACGAGCGTGGCGCAGACGCCGGTGAAGCCGGAGACATCGGTGAGGGTCGCGAAAGCTAAGGCGGAGACGCCGCGCAAGCGTCGCGTGGCGGCGAGCTAA
- a CDS encoding molybdopterin-dependent oxidoreductase codes for MPIDPMRMPSSASPDSRLSANSAPLALASPAPEAPAPLVSREVVVSGCVNRRHSFDLCSLMRLPTQLTGPLDVVCLSGRKVRSAIDYKGVRLTALLDVARLRLAQARDFTRAFVLAQGADGYTVMFSWHELYNTPVGVGALVVYERDGLPLGDDEGGIGLISTCDLRVALRQVRALKRLTVHLADPDPI; via the coding sequence ATGCCCATCGACCCCATGCGTATGCCGTCCAGCGCTTCGCCGGACAGTCGCCTTAGCGCCAACAGCGCGCCGCTCGCCCTGGCGAGCCCTGCGCCCGAGGCCCCAGCCCCGCTCGTCTCTCGTGAAGTGGTTGTCTCCGGCTGCGTCAATCGTCGTCATTCCTTCGATCTCTGCTCGCTGATGCGTTTGCCGACGCAACTGACCGGGCCGCTCGACGTCGTTTGTCTGTCTGGCCGGAAGGTACGAAGCGCGATCGACTACAAAGGCGTGCGGCTGACCGCCCTGCTCGACGTTGCCCGGCTACGATTGGCGCAAGCGCGCGATTTCACACGGGCCTTCGTGCTGGCACAGGGTGCCGACGGGTACACCGTCATGTTCTCGTGGCATGAGTTGTACAACACGCCGGTCGGGGTGGGCGCGCTCGTCGTCTATGAGCGCGACGGGCTCCCGCTGGGCGACGACGAAGGAGGCATCGGCCTGATCTCGACGTGCGACTTGCGCGTGGCCCTACGCCAGGTGCGAGCGCTCAAGCGACTCACCGTCCATCTGGCCGATCCGGACCCGATCTGA